From the genome of Brienomyrus brachyistius isolate T26 chromosome 8, BBRACH_0.4, whole genome shotgun sequence, one region includes:
- the LOC125747379 gene encoding PAK4-inhibitor inka2-like gives MLCLRDSGDCFQQQMACMMRSLQDLKQMRRVCPPHTPLSSVVLNRQQRKLQRELQARLRVSEASEASTYDSACCLASPVEEEEEESGNGGSQLRLASPSSEKSLEFDSGYSEASWQDDPVVLRRTRNVRVSSSACLRTNRAPSGRVRPKSTSDACLEHWTSFEAHDPEDWTNSLLTRGRNRQPLVLGDNSFADLIENWMDLPENPEPTELRPNPGKRLAKGWLGHMRRKLAGMSKNVEGWGKLGDLSRGGRTADPPKRLSFPVGLQPQAPFFHKSHTGLNQLGTEFFQFAALMKTGSRQPIICNDIIGYI, from the coding sequence CTGTGCCTGCGGGACTCTGGGGACTGCTTCCAGCAGCAGATGGCATGCATGATGAGGTCTTTGCAGGACTTGAAGCAGATGAGGAGGGTCTGcccaccccacacccccctctcGTCGGTTGTGCTCAACCGCCAACAGAGGAAGCTacagcgggagctgcaggcccgCCTGCGTGTGTCAGAGGCCAGTGAGGCCAGCACCTATGACTCGGCCTGCTGCCTAGCCAGCCCagtggaggaggaagaggaggagagtgGGAATGGAGGCAGCCAGCTGAGGCTGGCCTCGCCCAGCAGTGAGAAGAGCCTGGAGTTTGATTCCGGATACTCTGAGGCATCGTGGCAGGATGACCCGGTGGTGCTGCGTCGCACACGTAATGTACGTGTGTCCTCCTCAGCCTGCCTGCGCACCAACCGGGCCCCCAGCGGACGTGTGCGGCCCAAATCCACCTCGGATGCATGTTTGGAGCACTGGACCTCGTTTGAGGCTCATGATCCAGAGGATTGGACAAATTCTCTCCTGACCCGCGGTCGGAACAGACAGCCGCTCGTTCTGGGTGACAACAGCTTCGCGGACCTCATAGAGAACTGGATGGACTTGCCAGAAAATCCTGAACCCACAGAACTGAGGCCCAATCCCGGGAAGAGGCTGGCCAAGGGCTGGCTGGGTCACATGCGACGGAAGTTAGCAGGAATGTCAAAGAACGTGGAGGGTTGGGGGAAACTCGGGGACCTTTCACGGGGAGGCAGGACTGCGGACCCACCAAAGAGACTCTCCTTCCCTGTCGGTCTTCAGCCCCAAGCTCCGTTTTTTCACAAGTCACACACAGGCTTAAACCAGCTGGGCACTGAGTTTTTCCAGTTTGCAGCCCTGATGAAAACAGGCAGCCGGCAACCAATCATCTGTAACGACATCATCGGATACATCTGA